A window from Culex pipiens pallens isolate TS chromosome 3, TS_CPP_V2, whole genome shotgun sequence encodes these proteins:
- the LOC120430513 gene encoding uncharacterized protein LOC120430513, whose product MNNLTGYCCGICKAAVEKDGDLPFCDHCQQFFHYECAQLEKGVKDDSWRCPNCAAEMEVTQVIVKFDDLEKTLQELEAEAKRQEERIFAEQQLHKRRLELQQQTQQRQQEAERQMLALEQQLMEQQLAAEKQFQEQQKKNKEEFEAKMAQLKAEAKSPKTKKEKKIKKSKGDKKKLDASGTAGPSGISTPLRHPGVTIPEVPKPKPTPIPADSGEEGNGNEGDESGSDTSGTETESSSSDDEQGKAEVEPPKQLRGPTKAQLTARQFLARKLPVFTGRCEEWPMFISSYETSNLACGFSNVENLARLQDSIREPALTNVRSLLLLPEKVPAAIETLRMLYGRPEQLLNTLLIKVRKADSPRSDRLESFIYFGVVVQQLVDHLEATHMNDHLVNPLLIRELVEKLPAGSKLEWIRFKKLKKHVSLRTFADFLSDIVTDASEATLFTEPQLQHQPQARRDAKPKAGSRTHESYLHTHAAAENSGDTNHAGVNNKRPCRICDRTDHRVRNCEKFKQLKLEDRLDAVKKWQLCKLCLNEHGSARCRMNFRCNVGNCKERHNALLHSDVPATVANCNAHDVRARQPVIFRMIPVTLYNGGRSVNIIAFLDEGASYTLVDESITKLLNVRGSVQPLRIMWTAGVSRLEKQSENVCLSISARGVSTQFQIKNAHTVNELKLPEQTVCFADVVKEYKHLHDLPVADYRGAPKILIGLKDLHLYAPLESRIGGAGEPIAVKSKLGWTIYGPHENNAPAAGFVGHHACHQVSNQDLHDLLKNQYLLEETGISMALLPESDEDKRARSILESTTVRIGDRYETGLLWKADDTSFPDSYVMALKRLKSLERKLLKNDSLYDNVRRQIVEYQQKGYAHKASQQELAACDPRKVWYLPLNVVTHPKKPEKVRLVWDAAATVAGVSLNSQLLKGPDMLTSLPSVIFRFRERPVGFGGDIREMYHQLRIRKEDTNAQRFLFRNDPTAEPEVYIMDVATFGATCSPCAAQFVKNKNAEEFSKQYPAAAKAIVENHYVDDYYDSASTVDEAIQRAKEVRLIHSKAGFEIRNWVASSSEVVSALGEKEADQKVHLSQNKTTGYERVLGIVWNTSTDEFLFSAEMREDLERYLKGELRPTKRVVSSCVMSLFDPQGFLISFTIFGRILIQDLWRAGCDWDKAVDDEAWEKWKRWVSRLQEVEGVRIPRYYFQGAHDLNYETLELHVFCDASQCAYGAVAFFWIMSSMGPICALVSGKSKVAPLKLLSIPRLELQSDVVGSRLMNFVQENHTLKIAERFIWSDSEVALSWIHSDQRKYKQFVAFRVGEILTLTKQSEWRKVPSKLNLADMLTKWDNKHSFGPDGPWSRAPEFIEEAKRLWAISKQQVQLNTPEEMRASVLYHSIIVTEQIIDPQNFSRWTVMVRSVACLARFRSNCRRKAKGLPIEALPLSKAMKGLVKRTVPAVPVPLKREEYQMAETYLWRWAQADYFPDEVTTLLKNLELPADKKLPLEKSSVLYKLTPFLDEQKVMRVDGRLERATMVPFEVRFPVILPKGHPVTTKLLEHYHQKMGHAYFETAINELRQRFFIPNLRAELKRVMTACVKCKVEKSVPAIPRMAPLPVQRVTPHQRAFSYTGVDYFGPVAVTVGRRSEKRWVSLFTCLTTRAIHLEVVHSLTTQSCVMAIRRFACRRGMPIEFFSDNGTNFQGASKEIVRVDAECREEFTDARTSWNFNPPSAPHMGGAWERLVRSVKEALKAFDDGRKLTDEVLLTSLAEAEDLINTRPLTYLSSEAGSTEALTPNHFLRGVTTNDGAQRAESTSPAEALRDSYKRSQLLADCFWKRWIAEYLPTLNQRTKWHAEAEPIACGDVVYVVEGANRGNWVRGIVTEVFKGADGRIRQAMVRTCRGELKRPVSKLAVLEIQERKTGAKEAPPTRVTGRGNVRTAGQLMKNTMPASVSREMRENAEKNSDGRKAGPRRKPM is encoded by the coding sequence ATGAATAACCTCACTGGCTATTGCTGCGGGATCTGCAAGGCTGCGGTGGAAAAGGACGGTGACCTGCCCTTCTGCGACCACTGCCAGCAATTCTTCCACTACGAGTGCGCGCAGCTCGAGAAGGGCGTCAAGGACGATTCCTGGAGGTGCCCCAACTGCGCGGCCGAAATGGAAGTCACCCAGGTCATTGTAAAGTTTGACGACCTGGAGAAGACCCTGCAGGAGCTGGAAGCAGAAGCGAAGCGCCAGGAGGAGAGAATCTTCGCGGAACAACAGCTGCACAAACGTCGCCTGGAGCTGCAACAGCAAACACAGCAGCGTCAACAAGAGGCCGAAAGGCAGATGCTGGCCCTCGAGCAGCAGCTCATGGAGCAACAACTCGCTGCCGAGAAGCAGTTCCAGGAACAGCAGAAGAAGAATAAGGAAGAATTCGAGGCCAAGATGGCACAACTGAAAGCCGAGGCAAAGAGTCCtaaaacaaaaaaggaaaagaaaatCAAGAAGTCCAAAGGGGACAAAAAGAAGCTCGATGCCTCAGGCACGGCTGGCCCCAGCGGAATCTCAACGCCGCTCCGACATCCGGGAGTTACGATTCCAGAAGTACCCAAACCAAAACCGACTCCGATACCGGCGGACTCAGGTGAAGAGGGTAACGGCAACGAAGGAGACGAGTCCGGCTCGGACACTAGCGGAACGGAGACGGAATCCAGTTCGTCGGATGATGAGCAGGGAAAAGCGGAAGTAGAACCACCCAAGCAGCTACGGGGGCCAACGAAGGCGCAGCTTACTGCCCGCCAGTTCTTGGCCAGAAAACTGCCCGTGTTCACTGGACGCTGCGAGGAGTGGCCAATGTTTATAAGCAGCTACGAGACGTCGAACCTGGCCTGCGGATTTTCGAACGTCGAGAACCTCGCCAGACTGCAAGACAGCATTCGGGAGCCAGCGTTGACCAACGTGCGCAGCCTACTGTTGCTGCCCGAGAAGGTCCCGGCGGCGATCGAAACTCTACGCATGCTGTACGGCCGGCCCGAACAGCTGCTCAACACGCTGTTGATCAAGGTACGGAAGGCCGACTCTCCCAGGTCGGATCGTCTGGAGTCGTTCATTTACTTCGGCGTCGTGGTCCAGCAGCTCGTAGACCACCTCGAGGCCACCCACATGAACGATCACTTGGTCAACCCACTGTTGATCCGAGAGCTGGTGGAAAAACTACCCGCCGGGTCGAAACTCGAATGGATTCGgttcaagaagctgaagaagcaCGTCTCGCTCCGAACTTTCGCTGACTTCCTGTCGGACATCGTGACCGATGCAAGCGAGGCCACACTGTTCACCGAACCGCAGCTGCAACATCAGCCGCAGGCTCGCAGAGACGCCAAACCAAAAGCTGGATCCAGAACGCACGAAAGCTACCTTCACACTCACGCTGCTGCGGAGAATAGCGGAGACACAAACCATGCCGGTGTAAACAACAAAAGACCATGCAGGATTTGTGATCGCACCGACCATCGAGTCCGCAACTGTGAGAAGTTCAAGCAGCTGAAATTGGAGGATCGTTTGGACGCAGTCAAGAAGTGGCAACTCTGCAAGCTGTGCCTGAATGAGCACGGGTCTGCCCGCTGCCGGATGAACTTCAGGTGCAACGTGGGAAACTGCAAGGAGCGGCACAACGCACTTCTGCACAGCGATGTCCCCGCAACGGTCGCCAACTGCAACGCTCACGATGTGCGGGCCAGACAGCCGGTGATCTTCAGGATGATTCCGGTCACGCTGTACAACGGCGGCAGATCGGTCAACATTATCGCGTTTCTGGACGAGGGAGCTTCGTACACGTTGGTGGACGAGTCCATCACGAAGTTGCTGAACGTTCGCGGCTCAGTTCAACCGCTGCGCATTATGTGGACCGCTGGAGTTTCAAGGCTGGAGAAACAATCGGAGAACGTCTGCCTGTCGATCTCTGCCAGAGGGGTGTCGACTCAGTTCCAGATCAAGAACGCCCACACCGTGAACGAGCTGAAGCTTCCGGAACAAACCGTGTGCTTCGCCGACGTCGTCAAGGAGTACAAGCATCTGCACGATCTCCCGGTGGCAGATTACCGCGGCGCGCCGAAGATCTTGATTGGCTTGAAGGATCTGCACCTGTACGCGCCTCTCGAGTCTCGCATCGGCGGCGCTGGAGAACCAATCGCTGTAAAGTCGAAACTTGGATGGACGATCTACGGCCCCCACGAGAACAACGCGCCAGCAGCTGGATTCGTAGGTCATCATGCTTGTCACCAAGTCTCTAACCAAGACCTGCATGATCTCCTGAAGAACCAGTACCTCCTCGAAGAAACTGGCATCTCCATGGCGCTGCTGCCGGAGTCGGACGAGGACAAGCGAGCCAGGTCGATTCTGGAGTCAACGACAGTGCGCATCGGGGATCGATACGAGACCGGCCTGTTATGGAAAGCGGACGACACAAGTTTCCCCGACAGCTACGTGATGGCGCTGAAAAGGTTGAAATCCCTGGAAAGAAAGCTGCTGAAGAACGACTCGCTGTACGACAACGTGCGGCGCCAAATCGTCGAGTATCAACAGAAGGGCTACGCGCACAAGGCCTCCCAGCAAGAACTGGCTGCGTGCGATCCGCGAAAGGTGTGGTACTTGCCGCTGAACGTGGTGACGCACCCCAAGAAGCCGGAGAAAGTACGCCTCGTGTGGGACGCGGCCGCTACTGTGGCGGGAGTCTCGCTCAACAGCCAGCTGCTCAAGGGGCCGGACATGCTGACGTCGCTTCCTTCCGTGATCTTCCGATTCCGTGAACGTCCTGTCGGATTCGGTGGTGATATCAGGGAAATGTATCACCAGCTGCGCATACGGAAGGAGGATACGAACGCCCAGAGGTTCCTGTTCCGGAACGACCCAACGGCCGAGCCTGAGGTGTACATCATGGACGTCGCCACCTTCGGGGCAACTTGCTCGCCGTGTGCCGCGcagtttgtgaaaaacaagaacgcGGAGGAGTTCTCGAAGCAGTATCCCGCGGCGGCGAAGGCAATCGTGGAGAACCATTATGTCGACGACTACTACGACAGCGCGTCGACGGTCGACGAAGCGATTCAGCGGGCGAAGGAGGTCAGACTCATCCACTCGAAAGCGGGCTTCGAGATCCGCAATTGGGTGGCCAGTTCAAGCGAGGTTGTCAGCGCGCTGGGCGAGAAGGAAGCCGATCAGAAAGTTCACCTCAGCCAAAACAAGACGACCGGTTACGAACGAGTGCTGGGCATTGTGTGGAACACGAGCACCGACGAGTTCTTGTTCTCGGCCGAGATGAGAGAGGATCTGGAGCGGTACTTGAAAGGAGAGCTGCGGCCCACGAAGCGGGTGGTGTCGAGCTGCGTAATGAGCCTGTTCGACCCTCAAGGTTTTCTGATCTCGTTCACGATCTTCGGGCGGATTTTGATCCAGGACTTGTGGCGGGCTGGCTGTGATTGGGACAAGGCGGTCGACGACGAAGCGTGGGAGAAATGGAAGCGCTGGGTGAGTCGCCTGCAAGAAGTCGAAGgcgttcgaatcccgcggtacTACTTCCAGGGCGCGCACGATCTGAACTACGAGACGTTGGAGCTTCATGTGTTCTGCGACGCGAGTCAGTGCGCTTACGGTGCTGTCGCCTTCTTCTGGATTATGTCGTCGATGGGCCCAATCTGCGCGCTCGTGTCCGGGAAGTCAAAGGTGGCACCGCTGAAGCTGCTCAGCATCCCGCGCTTGGAACTGCAGTCAGATGTGGTCGGCTCGAGACTCATGAACTTCGTGCAGGAGAACCACACCCTCAAGATTGCGGAACGGTTCATCTGGTCAGACTCTGAAGTTGCTTTGTCGTGGATCCATTCTGACCAGCGAAAGTATAAGCAATTCGTTGCCTTTCGCGTCGGCGAAATTCTGACGCTGACCAAGCAGAGCGAGTGGCGGAAGGTGCCATCAAAGCTGAATCTGGCAGACATGCTCACCAAGTGGGACAACAAGCACAGTTTCGGGCCGGACGGGCCATGGTCACGAGCGCCGGAATTCATCGAAGAAGCCAAGAGACTGTGGGCCATCTCGAAGCAGCAGGTGCAGCTGAACACGCCCGAGGAGATGCGAGCGAGTGTGCTGTACCACAGCATCATTGTCACCGAGCAAATCATCGATCCTCAAAACTTCTCTCGCTGGACGGTGATGGTAAGATCCGTGGCGTGCCTGGCTCGATTTCGCTCCAATTGTCGCAGAAAAGCAAAGGGTTTGCCGATCGAAGCACTTCCCCTTTCGAAGGCGATGAAGGGGCTCGTGAAAAGGACCGTGCCAGCAGTTCCAGTCCCGCTGAAGCGGGAAGAATACCAGATGGCGGAAACATACTTGTGGAGATGGGCGCAAGCGGACTACTTCCCGGACGAGGTGACAACCCTTCTTAAAAACCTCGAACTCCCCGCGGACAAGAAGCTACCCCTGGAGAAGAGCAGCGTGCTGTACAAGCTGACCCCGTTCCTGGATGAGCAGAAAGTGATGCGAGTTGACGGTCGACTTGAGCGAGCTACCATGGTTCCGTTTGAAGTTCGCTTTCCCGTCATCCTGCCCAAAGGTCATCCGGTGACAACGAAGCTGCTGGAGCACTATCACCAGAAGATGGGCCACGCGTACTTCGAGACGGCAATCAACGAGCTTCGGCAGCGTTTCTTCATCCCGAACCTACGAGCCGAGCTGAAGCGGGTGATGACGGCGTGCGTGAAGTGCAAGGTGGAGAAAAGCGTACCGGCGATCCCGAGAATGGCACCACTTCCAGTCCAGCGTGTGACTCCACATCAGCGGGCGTTCAGCTACACCGGGGTCGACTACTTCGGCCCAGTAGCAGTGACGGTCGGGCGGCGTTCCGAAAAGCGTTGGGTCAGCCTCTTCACGTGTTTGACCACGCGTGCCATCCATCTGGAAGTCGTGCATAGCTTGACCACACAGTCGTGCGTCATGGCTATCAGACGATTCGCTTGCCGGAGAGGAATGCCCATCGAGTTCTTCAGCGACAACGGCACGAACTTCCAGGGCGCGAGTAAGGAGATCGTACGCGTGGACGCGGAATGCAGAGAAGAGTTCACCGACGCCAGAACGAGCTGGAACTTCAACCCACCATCAGCGCCGCACATGGGCGGGGCCTGGGAGAGGCTTGTGAGGTCGGTCAAGGAAGCTCTGAAGGCGTTCGACGACGGGAGAAAGCTGACGGACGAGGTGTTGCTGACCAGTTTGGCGGAAGCGGAGGATCTCATCAACACACGTCCGCTGACGTATCTGTCATCCGAAGCAGGATCAACCGAAGCTCTTACGCCCAACCATTTCTTGCGAGGAGTGACGACCAACGATGGAGCGCAACGCGCGGAATCGACCAGTCCAGCCGAAGCTCTCCGAGACAGCTACAAGCGGTCGCAACTCCTTGCTGACTGCTTTTGGAAACGCTGGATTGCGGAGTACCTTCCGACCCTGAACCAACGGACGAAGTGGCACGCGGAGGCGGAGCCTATCGCGTGTGGAGATGTCGTCTACGTCGTGGAAGGCGCTAATCGCGGTAACTGGGTCCGGGGCATCGTGACGGAGGTCTTCAAGGGTGCCGATGGACGCATTCGGCAGGCGATGGTGAGGACATGCAGAGGAGAGCTGAAGCGGCCGGTGAGCAAACTGGCGGTGTTAGAAATCCAGGAGCGTAAAACTGGTGCGAAGGAGGCTCCACCCACCAGAGTTACGGGGCGGGGCAATGTTCGCACCGCTGGGCAGTTGATGAAAAATACTATGCCAGCAAGTGTATCACGCGAGATGAGAGAGAACGCAGAGAAGAACTCGGACGGCCGGAAAGCCGGACCGCGACGAAAACCCATGTAA